A stretch of Paenibacillus peoriae DNA encodes these proteins:
- a CDS encoding nitroreductase family protein has protein sequence MSSSPKNETLSTISERHAVKSYVKDFKLPEEDLEAILTAAIEAPSAWNLQHWKFLVIESEADKQKLLPIAYNQGQVAESSVTIAVLGDLEANRNTVIYDQAVEAGALPAEIRDALVGQINSAYQNPQVARDAAILNSAFAAQNIMLAAKSLGYDTCAMGGFIPAQLIEQFNIPARYLPTLLISVGKAQVPARPSGRFPLSEVVVKGSF, from the coding sequence ATGTCGAGTAGTCCAAAAAATGAAACCCTATCTACGATTAGTGAAAGACACGCGGTAAAGAGCTATGTTAAGGATTTTAAATTGCCAGAGGAAGATTTGGAGGCTATTTTGACTGCGGCGATAGAAGCTCCTTCCGCTTGGAACCTTCAACATTGGAAATTCCTTGTTATCGAAAGCGAAGCGGACAAGCAAAAATTGCTGCCTATCGCCTACAATCAGGGTCAAGTAGCGGAAAGTTCCGTTACGATTGCCGTATTGGGTGATTTGGAAGCGAACCGCAACACCGTCATTTATGATCAAGCGGTAGAAGCAGGCGCACTGCCAGCGGAAATCCGTGACGCATTGGTAGGTCAAATCAACAGCGCGTACCAAAACCCGCAAGTAGCTCGCGATGCAGCCATCCTGAACTCTGCTTTTGCAGCACAAAATATTATGTTGGCTGCTAAATCTCTGGGCTACGACACTTGCGCAATGGGCGGTTTCATTCCAGCACAGTTGATCGAGCAATTCAATATTCCAGCACGTTACCTGCCAACCCTGCTTATTAGTGTAGGTAAGGCACAAGTGCCAGCACGTCCATCAGGACGTTTTCCACTCTCTGAAGTTGTTGTAAAAGGCAGCTTCTAA
- a CDS encoding disulfide oxidoreductase — protein MIGSFKKTDIALFAAWVVACVATLGSLYLSEILGYEPCKLCWFQRILMYPLTLLLGIAYFRGDSGIRRYVMPLAIIGGAISAYHFTIQRIHAAAKAATQTSTSCGRVSCEQDYLNWFDFITIPFLALIAFILIIVAMSYIMRKEKKSAQGEVQATELA, from the coding sequence ATGATTGGATCTTTTAAAAAAACAGATATTGCTTTGTTTGCCGCCTGGGTTGTAGCTTGTGTGGCAACTTTGGGCAGTCTGTATCTCAGTGAGATTTTGGGGTATGAGCCTTGTAAGCTATGCTGGTTTCAGCGCATTCTGATGTATCCCCTGACCCTTCTACTCGGGATCGCCTATTTTCGAGGGGATTCGGGGATACGCCGTTATGTCATGCCGTTGGCTATTATTGGAGGTGCGATTTCGGCCTATCATTTTACCATTCAGCGCATCCATGCAGCCGCCAAAGCAGCTACGCAAACTTCAACTTCCTGCGGCAGAGTATCCTGTGAACAGGATTACCTAAACTGGTTCGATTTCATCACCATTCCTTTTCTCGCACTGATCGCCTTCATCCTTATTATTGTAGCCATGAGTTATATCATGCGAAAGGAGAAAAAATCAGCTCAGGGAGAGGTACAAGCAACAGAACTCGCATAA
- the map gene encoding type I methionyl aminopeptidase has protein sequence MIIIKTKEQIENMKKAGDILAACHREIAKMIKPGITTLEIDAFAESFMKKHGATPEQKGYNGYQFATCGSPNDVICHGFPNKTPLKDGDIVTIDMVVNLNGWLADSAWSYAVGNVSEQAQKLLDVTKESLYKGIEQAVIGNRIGDISHAIQTYAEAEGFSVVREFIGHGIGEEMHEQPQVPHYGPPHRGPRLKEGMVITIEPMLNTGTYRSKIDADGWTARTLDGGLSAQYEHTLAITAEGPIILTQQ, from the coding sequence ATGATTATCATTAAAACCAAAGAACAAATTGAAAATATGAAAAAAGCTGGAGACATTTTGGCTGCTTGCCACCGGGAAATTGCCAAAATGATCAAGCCGGGCATTACGACACTGGAAATTGACGCCTTTGCGGAATCCTTTATGAAGAAGCATGGCGCAACACCGGAGCAAAAGGGCTATAACGGCTACCAGTTTGCAACTTGTGGCTCACCTAACGATGTGATTTGCCACGGATTTCCAAATAAGACACCGTTGAAGGACGGGGACATCGTGACGATCGACATGGTTGTGAACCTGAATGGCTGGCTGGCAGATTCCGCTTGGTCGTATGCGGTGGGTAATGTGTCTGAGCAGGCGCAAAAGCTGCTGGATGTTACCAAGGAATCGCTGTATAAAGGGATTGAGCAAGCCGTTATCGGTAACCGGATCGGTGATATTTCCCATGCGATACAAACCTACGCGGAAGCGGAAGGCTTCTCGGTCGTACGCGAATTTATTGGGCACGGTATCGGAGAAGAGATGCATGAGCAACCGCAGGTTCCACATTACGGACCTCCACACCGTGGACCACGCTTAAAAGAGGGTATGGTCATTACAATTGAGCCAATGCTCAACACAGGCACATACCGCAGTAAAATTGATGCGGACGGCTGGACCGCACGCACGTTGGACGGCGGCTTGTCTGCGCAATACGAGCATACGCTGGCCATTACAGCAGAGGGTCCGATCATTTTGACCCAGCAATAA
- a CDS encoding GntR family transcriptional regulator: protein MKYPTTWLQGASLGERIACELRLQIIRGVQTPGTVLSENQIAADFGTSRSPVREALKALSGEGLIRLERMGAIVVGMTPGDMEELFDVRMLIEHFVVQRYVHSDNATLVTVLNQMIDKMEVALKYRDVVEFSLQDFNFHEALVLEAGHTRILHTWNGMRQLILTVMLAATEQRFASNIEESQVTIHKHRTFANALNQRDAQELSGFIEDHYRDTRNAVNDSVLSPYRRKTSS from the coding sequence ATGAAATATCCAACAACCTGGTTACAGGGCGCATCGCTTGGGGAAAGGATTGCTTGTGAACTTCGGCTTCAGATTATACGCGGCGTTCAGACACCAGGCACTGTGCTATCTGAGAATCAGATTGCTGCCGATTTTGGTACCAGTCGTTCTCCGGTGCGTGAAGCCTTGAAGGCACTCTCGGGCGAAGGGCTGATCCGTTTGGAGCGCATGGGGGCGATTGTCGTCGGCATGACACCCGGTGATATGGAGGAGCTATTCGATGTGCGAATGCTGATTGAACATTTTGTTGTACAAAGGTATGTACATAGTGATAATGCCACATTGGTGACTGTTTTGAATCAGATGATTGACAAAATGGAAGTCGCTCTCAAGTACAGGGATGTCGTTGAATTTTCTCTTCAGGATTTTAACTTTCATGAAGCTCTGGTTCTGGAAGCAGGCCATACCCGTATTCTTCATACCTGGAACGGCATGAGACAGCTAATCCTGACGGTCATGTTAGCTGCAACAGAACAACGATTTGCGTCCAACATCGAAGAATCACAAGTCACGATTCACAAACATCGAACCTTTGCAAACGCTTTAAATCAGAGGGATGCTCAGGAGTTGTCAGGATTTATTGAGGATCATTATCGAGATACCCGCAACGCGGTTAACGATAGCGTCCTGTCTCCCTACAGAAGAAAGACATCGTCCTAG
- the gntK gene encoding gluconokinase produces MTDTRYMIGVDIGTTSTKAVLFEENGNIAAQHHVGYPLHTPEPDAAEQDPEDIFKAVVTTVQEVMKQSGVSAEHVLFVSFSSAMHSVLAVDKNGKPLTASITWADNRSAKWAEALKHEYNGHDIYLRTGTPIHPMSPLTKLMWITRDLPDVATQTYKFISIKEYVFARLFHQYVVDHSIASATGLMNLQQLDWDEEALHIAGVTKEQLSELVPTTHVLKGLDETYAHDMGLLKTTPFVIGASDGVLSNLGVNAIKPGVVAVTIGTSGAIRTVVDKPLTDAKGRFFCYALTEKLWVIGGPVNNGGIVFRWIRDEFAASEVETAKRLGLDPYHVLTQIAEQVHPGSDGLLFLPYLSGERAPLWDPNARGSFFGLSLRHKKEHMIRAALEGVLFNLYTVMLAMEEVIDRPSVIHATGGFARSELWRQLMADIFDQEVIIPESLESSCLGAAILGLYALGRIDSLDAVSGMIGTTHQHKPVAEHVDIYRDLLPIYIRISRKFEEEFKDIAEFQAKSLQS; encoded by the coding sequence ATGACAGACACCCGATATATGATCGGCGTCGATATCGGTACGACCAGTACCAAAGCAGTTCTTTTCGAAGAAAACGGCAATATTGCCGCCCAGCACCATGTGGGCTATCCGCTCCATACACCTGAGCCGGATGCGGCAGAACAAGATCCGGAAGATATTTTCAAAGCTGTTGTGACGACGGTGCAAGAGGTCATGAAACAAAGCGGAGTGTCAGCTGAGCATGTACTGTTCGTCTCCTTCAGTTCGGCCATGCACAGCGTACTGGCAGTGGATAAGAACGGCAAACCGCTGACCGCCTCTATCACTTGGGCAGATAACCGTAGCGCCAAATGGGCCGAAGCGCTCAAACATGAATACAACGGACACGATATTTACTTACGTACCGGAACGCCTATTCATCCTATGTCACCGCTCACAAAACTAATGTGGATTACACGGGATTTACCAGATGTTGCGACCCAGACGTACAAATTCATTTCCATTAAGGAGTACGTTTTTGCCCGGTTATTCCACCAATATGTCGTGGACCACTCGATTGCCTCTGCAACCGGACTCATGAATTTGCAGCAGTTGGACTGGGACGAGGAAGCGCTGCATATTGCAGGTGTGACGAAGGAGCAGCTATCCGAGCTGGTGCCGACAACTCATGTGCTCAAAGGGCTGGATGAGACCTATGCACATGACATGGGCCTACTGAAGACGACTCCTTTTGTGATCGGGGCCAGCGACGGTGTCTTGTCCAACCTCGGTGTGAATGCGATCAAGCCTGGAGTTGTCGCTGTTACCATCGGCACCAGCGGAGCCATCCGCACCGTAGTTGATAAGCCGCTCACGGATGCCAAAGGGCGCTTTTTCTGTTACGCCTTGACCGAAAAGCTGTGGGTCATCGGCGGCCCGGTGAACAACGGAGGTATAGTCTTCCGCTGGATCCGGGATGAATTTGCAGCCTCCGAAGTGGAAACGGCCAAACGACTGGGACTTGATCCATATCATGTGCTGACCCAAATTGCGGAACAGGTACATCCTGGCTCCGACGGTCTGCTCTTTCTTCCGTACTTATCCGGTGAACGTGCGCCCCTATGGGACCCGAATGCTCGCGGCTCCTTCTTCGGTCTGTCCCTGCGTCACAAAAAAGAGCATATGATTCGCGCCGCTCTGGAGGGTGTGCTGTTCAATTTGTATACCGTCATGCTCGCCATGGAAGAAGTCATCGACAGACCGTCAGTCATTCACGCCACGGGTGGATTTGCACGCTCGGAGCTATGGAGACAGCTCATGGCAGATATATTTGATCAGGAAGTCATTATTCCCGAAAGTCTGGAAAGCTCATGTCTGGGTGCAGCTATTCTAGGCTTGTACGCACTGGGACGGATTGATTCGCTGGATGCTGTGTCTGGTATGATTGGTACCACTCACCAGCACAAACCGGTAGCAGAACACGTGGATATTTATCGCGATTTACTGCCGATTTATATTCGCATTTCACGTAAATTCGAAGAAGAATTCAAGGATATTGCGGAATTTCAAGCCAAGTCCCTACAGTCTTGA
- a CDS encoding RNA 2'-phosphotransferase, whose translation MKKQKEDMKLSKIMSKMLRHKPEESGLKLDITDGSCTVEHLLQIIQSLPGWSGVKQTDIERIVRNSDKQRFEIHNGRIRARYGHSYQKIEYTPGNPPDVLYHGTNKQALPFIMADGLDPVGRKYVHLSESTNFAALAGSRRGELVMLKVNTIKAREEGIAFYYAGHEVWLAEWIPWDLCSIDDEESNT comes from the coding sequence ATGAAGAAACAAAAGGAAGATATGAAGCTAAGTAAAATAATGAGCAAAATGCTGCGACACAAACCCGAGGAATCCGGGCTAAAGTTAGACATTACAGACGGCTCTTGTACTGTGGAACACTTACTTCAAATCATTCAAAGCTTGCCAGGCTGGTCAGGTGTAAAGCAGACTGATATTGAGCGGATCGTGCGCAATTCAGATAAGCAGCGTTTTGAAATCCATAACGGTAGAATCAGAGCTAGATATGGACATAGCTATCAAAAGATAGAGTATACTCCCGGGAATCCACCAGATGTACTATACCATGGTACGAATAAGCAAGCATTGCCATTTATTATGGCGGATGGTTTAGATCCTGTTGGCAGAAAGTATGTACATTTATCTGAAAGCACTAACTTTGCAGCATTAGCAGGGAGCCGAAGAGGTGAATTGGTCATGCTCAAGGTAAACACGATTAAAGCAAGAGAAGAGGGAATCGCATTTTATTATGCAGGGCATGAGGTGTGGCTTGCTGAGTGGATTCCTTGGGACTTGTGCAGTATTGATGATGAAGAGAGCAACACTTGA
- a CDS encoding CcdC family protein: MFHISTPLLQYGATFGMILIAISAIFIRMKTGHRPINAKKIIIPPLGMSTGFMMFVVPEVRVPWLWALGAFLVGWFIFSYPLIRSTKFELQEGLVFVQRSRTFFFILFSLLIVRLLLHEFIQHYITIPQTAGLFFILAFGTLLHWRLRMYFQYRQFVPDETEVRI; encoded by the coding sequence ATGTTTCATATTAGCACCCCATTGCTGCAATATGGCGCAACCTTCGGTATGATCTTAATCGCTATATCGGCTATTTTCATCCGTATGAAGACAGGTCATCGCCCGATTAATGCCAAAAAAATCATCATCCCTCCGCTCGGCATGAGCACCGGGTTTATGATGTTTGTGGTGCCGGAAGTACGGGTTCCCTGGCTTTGGGCGCTGGGCGCTTTTCTGGTCGGCTGGTTTATTTTCTCTTACCCGTTGATCCGCAGCACCAAATTTGAGTTGCAAGAAGGGCTGGTTTTCGTGCAACGCTCACGTACCTTCTTCTTTATCCTATTCAGCCTGCTGATCGTCCGATTGCTGCTGCATGAATTTATTCAGCATTACATTACCATTCCGCAGACAGCAGGGCTATTTTTCATCCTAGCCTTCGGCACCTTGTTACACTGGCGGCTCCGTATGTATTTTCAATATCGTCAATTCGTTCCGGACGAGACAGAAGTCCGCATCTGA
- a CDS encoding GntP family permease yields MNTLFGLSHNASLLIWALVTVILLILLIAKFKWNPFVSLLLSSVFLGLVNGMSGHEVTASITKGLGSTLGSIAIVIGLGTMLGKMMAESGGAERIATTLMDRFGEKRVHWAMMIVGFIVGIPVFFEVGIILLIPILFTVARKMNMSLLKIGIPMLAGLSTVHGLLPPHPAPMIAIEAFNANIGRTIGYALIVGIPSAIIAGPVFGAWIGKRIMVRPSERLDEQFRNTTGRSLPPFWITLFTILLPVILMLSRSVAEIVDPANTHPLTVFFKFIGDEVMALLIAAVFSFFSLGYARGLKKEDLSRFTSECLAPTASIILIIGSGGAFKTVLINSGVGQAIAAVATGAHMNVIVFAFLVAALIRVATGSATVAMTTGSGIVAPVLALTPGANVELVVLATGAGSLILSHVNDAGFWMIKEFFNMTVPQTLKSWTVMETILSLVAFGLIMLLSVLT; encoded by the coding sequence ATGAACACGTTATTCGGCTTAAGCCATAACGCGTCCCTGCTCATATGGGCGCTAGTTACCGTCATTCTTTTGATTTTGCTGATTGCTAAATTCAAATGGAATCCCTTCGTTTCACTGCTGCTTTCGTCGGTATTTCTCGGACTGGTTAACGGGATGTCTGGACATGAAGTTACTGCCTCCATCACCAAAGGGCTCGGCAGTACACTCGGCTCCATCGCCATCGTGATCGGTTTAGGCACAATGCTCGGTAAAATGATGGCAGAATCCGGCGGCGCCGAACGCATCGCGACTACACTGATGGATCGTTTTGGTGAAAAACGCGTTCATTGGGCGATGATGATCGTAGGCTTTATCGTGGGAATTCCGGTGTTTTTTGAGGTTGGTATTATTTTATTAATTCCCATCCTGTTCACGGTTGCCCGTAAAATGAACATGTCTCTGCTGAAAATCGGTATTCCAATGCTGGCAGGACTATCGACGGTACACGGCCTTTTACCACCCCACCCGGCTCCGATGATCGCGATTGAAGCCTTTAACGCCAATATTGGACGCACGATAGGATATGCACTCATCGTGGGCATCCCATCCGCCATTATTGCAGGCCCGGTCTTCGGCGCTTGGATTGGCAAAAGAATCATGGTCAGACCTTCCGAGAGGCTGGACGAGCAGTTCAGAAATACGACGGGGCGGTCGTTGCCTCCCTTTTGGATTACTTTGTTCACCATTTTGTTACCTGTTATTCTAATGCTTAGCAGATCAGTCGCTGAAATTGTAGACCCGGCCAATACACATCCGCTCACTGTATTTTTCAAATTCATTGGTGATGAGGTTATGGCATTACTGATTGCGGCCGTGTTTTCTTTTTTCTCGCTAGGCTATGCACGTGGTCTAAAGAAAGAGGACTTGTCCCGTTTTACCAGTGAATGTCTGGCACCAACAGCCTCTATTATCTTAATTATCGGGAGCGGTGGTGCATTTAAAACGGTATTGATCAACAGCGGTGTAGGTCAGGCCATTGCAGCGGTCGCTACAGGAGCCCATATGAATGTGATTGTATTTGCTTTTCTGGTCGCTGCGCTCATTCGTGTAGCCACTGGGTCAGCGACAGTCGCGATGACGACAGGCTCCGGTATTGTTGCACCTGTGCTGGCACTTACACCCGGCGCGAATGTCGAACTGGTCGTCCTTGCTACAGGAGCAGGGTCGCTGATCTTGTCTCATGTGAATGACGCCGGTTTTTGGATGATTAAAGAATTTTTCAATATGACGGTTCCGCAGACTCTAAAATCATGGACCGTTATGGAAACCATCCTCTCCCTGGTCGCTTTCGGTTTGATTATGCTGCTGAGTGTGTTAACTTAA
- a CDS encoding glycoside hydrolase family 26 protein: MNSFKKTKSLISALTGAALLFSLPMTAGAKSNINYTGMFLGYDGSVNTSPVWNYNPDIVSYDLLNWNQGGTDAASITSNSASAIQALGKIVTVSTHMPNPQGGNVNAPMSDSDFEILANTDISSINSSSPAWLQNYKAQVDNVVNGLQKFNSSPVYYRPFHEMNGGWFWWGDKNTTDYKNLYINLYNYIVTTNGMSNVNFVYAPNKGANAAAYYPGPSYVTWIGIDAYSDDPSNDNEIKMAYNDIKGLGKTYGFCEIGPAVGGDHVDRNNNQLKEFDYSLWNKALNEIYTGASFFITWDGAYAPQNNINGSTLFTKESSQ; encoded by the coding sequence ATGAATTCATTCAAGAAAACGAAGAGCTTGATCAGCGCCCTGACCGGGGCTGCATTATTATTCTCGCTACCAATGACGGCAGGCGCGAAGAGCAATATCAACTATACTGGCATGTTCCTGGGCTATGACGGAAGTGTAAACACCAGTCCTGTCTGGAACTACAACCCTGACATCGTCTCCTATGATCTGCTGAACTGGAACCAGGGGGGAACCGATGCAGCCTCCATTACCTCCAATAGCGCCTCCGCCATCCAAGCCTTGGGGAAAATCGTCACCGTTTCCACCCACATGCCCAATCCGCAGGGTGGAAATGTAAACGCCCCGATGTCTGATTCCGATTTCGAGATCTTGGCTAATACAGACATTTCATCCATCAATTCGTCCAGCCCCGCATGGCTGCAAAATTATAAGGCCCAGGTTGACAACGTCGTGAACGGCCTGCAAAAGTTTAACTCATCCCCCGTTTACTACAGACCCTTCCATGAAATGAACGGAGGCTGGTTCTGGTGGGGAGACAAGAACACGACGGACTATAAGAACCTGTACATCAATCTGTACAATTACATTGTGACGACCAATGGCATGTCCAACGTCAATTTTGTCTATGCTCCAAATAAAGGAGCCAACGCGGCTGCTTATTACCCCGGCCCCAGCTACGTCACCTGGATTGGCATCGACGCTTACAGCGACGATCCGTCCAATGACAATGAAATTAAGATGGCTTACAATGACATCAAAGGACTTGGCAAAACTTATGGCTTCTGCGAAATTGGACCAGCCGTGGGTGGCGACCATGTGGATCGCAACAATAATCAGCTCAAGGAATTCGATTATTCGCTTTGGAACAAGGCCCTGAATGAAATCTACACTGGAGCAAGCTTCTTTATCACCTGGGACGGCGCTTATGCTCCGCAGAACAACATAAACGGCAGCACGCTGTTTACAAAAGAAAGCTCCCAGTAA
- the mprF gene encoding bifunctional lysylphosphatidylglycerol flippase/synthetase MprF → MKSNHKPIQSFKIVQFIMTIYRQRLTRILLPLAVLAFIIWEAGRELKDFNLARMLHELRRMDATFLIEIGLFSLVAVAAMSAYDYVIRHHFKLQVKPGTTFRYAWISNTFNNVFGFAGFTGAGLRTVLYKKSGVPLGVITSAVVFLSPVVITGLSLLAWGAIVHLYPVQPVLDAHPWLHWALWGMALYLPLFLIMQRSKRYSTWFNKGEGQLSWSTISASISASLLEWLLAGLTFAWIGSHLLHELPMHAVFGIYVIAAIAGLISLAPGGVGAFDIIALLGLQMAGANSDRALAVLLVFRVFYYIIPWLIGLVLAALEMIPRNERLNQLAETGWDYSLNAWQKVWGWPGQFRFLADLGVWALGKLVLISGVVLLLSAATPGLLYRLRFAEHLLSLPVMRLSHEISVIIGIMLVVLSHGISLRIRRALRLTLILLLTGAIFTFTKGLDFEEALFLLFVALMLWISRSRFYRVSAPLNRHNILIWGGLSLLVTGAYFIIGAGSNTPFMRHLHAKVHLDFFMNRSDYGVTAVFSLILAWVFLTVYFFLRPQRSIANLPDEQELDKLKEFLERQGGNLVSHMLFLGDKYLYWTKNEQVVIPYARSRDKLIVLGDPLGPKERVSEAIQEFQRFADRYALTAVFYQASPEYLSIYHENGYRFFKLGEEALVPLESFTLTGKSNQALRSAKNRFDREGYSFEIIQPPLEASLIEEIRQVSNIWLDGRKEKGYSLGWFKEPYLQLAPIALLKDSEGKVIAFATMAPAYDHGRTVSIDLMRHLSDTPNGTMDYLFTRVIEWAKESGYTTFNLGMAPLSQVGQSEKALREEKLARLVFQYGGHFYGFQGLRRFKDKFKPQWEPRYLAYPASVFLPILTLELVYLVSKRSD, encoded by the coding sequence ATGAAATCTAATCACAAACCGATTCAATCTTTTAAAATCGTACAGTTCATAATGACCATCTACAGGCAGCGATTGACACGTATTTTGCTACCGTTGGCTGTACTGGCTTTTATTATATGGGAGGCCGGACGAGAACTAAAAGACTTTAATCTGGCGCGTATGCTTCATGAGCTGCGGCGAATGGATGCCACCTTTCTCATCGAGATTGGCTTGTTCTCACTGGTTGCTGTGGCGGCTATGAGTGCATATGATTACGTAATCAGACATCATTTCAAGCTTCAGGTCAAGCCTGGAACAACATTTCGCTACGCCTGGATCTCCAATACCTTTAATAATGTCTTTGGTTTTGCAGGCTTTACAGGAGCGGGACTTCGCACAGTACTGTATAAGAAAAGCGGTGTGCCGTTGGGTGTCATCACCTCTGCGGTCGTGTTTCTTTCGCCAGTCGTCATTACCGGACTATCTTTGCTGGCTTGGGGAGCCATTGTTCATCTGTATCCGGTACAGCCTGTACTGGATGCTCACCCGTGGCTTCATTGGGCGCTGTGGGGAATGGCATTGTACCTACCGCTATTCCTGATCATGCAGCGCTCCAAACGGTACTCCACATGGTTCAACAAGGGAGAAGGACAGCTTTCCTGGTCCACCATCTCCGCTTCCATCAGTGCTTCCCTGCTGGAATGGCTGCTGGCTGGCCTTACCTTTGCATGGATCGGCTCGCACTTGCTCCATGAACTGCCGATGCATGCTGTGTTCGGTATTTATGTAATAGCCGCGATTGCCGGGTTAATCAGTCTTGCACCCGGAGGGGTCGGGGCATTCGACATCATTGCCCTGCTCGGGCTGCAAATGGCGGGAGCCAACTCAGATCGGGCACTGGCTGTCCTACTGGTCTTTCGCGTCTTTTATTACATCATCCCGTGGCTCATCGGCTTGGTATTAGCCGCGCTGGAAATGATTCCGCGTAACGAGCGCCTGAATCAGCTAGCTGAGACAGGTTGGGATTACTCCCTTAATGCCTGGCAGAAGGTATGGGGCTGGCCTGGTCAATTCCGGTTTTTGGCCGATCTAGGGGTATGGGCGCTTGGTAAGCTGGTACTCATCTCCGGCGTGGTGCTTCTTTTGTCGGCAGCTACGCCCGGTCTGTTATATCGGCTTCGTTTTGCTGAGCATTTGCTCAGCCTGCCCGTCATGCGCTTGTCGCATGAAATCTCGGTCATCATCGGAATTATGCTTGTCGTCCTGTCCCATGGAATCTCCCTGCGTATTCGCAGAGCATTGCGACTGACATTGATACTGCTTCTGACAGGAGCTATTTTCACCTTCACTAAAGGTCTGGATTTTGAAGAAGCTTTATTCCTACTGTTTGTGGCTTTAATGCTATGGATTTCGCGTTCGCGGTTTTATCGGGTCAGTGCGCCGCTGAATCGGCACAACATTTTAATATGGGGTGGATTATCTCTACTCGTAACCGGGGCTTATTTTATCATTGGGGCAGGCTCCAACACTCCCTTTATGCGCCATTTGCATGCCAAGGTCCATCTAGACTTTTTTATGAACCGCAGCGATTACGGAGTTACCGCCGTGTTTAGTCTGATTTTGGCATGGGTATTCCTGACGGTATATTTCTTTCTTCGACCTCAGCGTAGCATCGCTAATCTACCCGACGAGCAGGAGCTGGATAAGCTAAAAGAATTTTTGGAACGGCAGGGTGGTAATCTCGTCTCTCATATGCTTTTTCTGGGCGATAAATATCTGTATTGGACCAAAAATGAACAGGTTGTCATTCCCTACGCTCGTAGCCGGGACAAACTGATTGTATTAGGTGACCCACTCGGTCCAAAAGAACGTGTGAGTGAAGCCATTCAGGAATTTCAGCGGTTCGCAGATCGGTATGCGTTAACGGCTGTATTTTATCAGGCCTCGCCGGAGTATTTGTCCATCTATCACGAGAACGGCTATCGCTTTTTCAAACTGGGCGAGGAAGCACTGGTGCCGCTGGAATCATTTACACTGACGGGCAAAAGCAATCAAGCGCTACGCAGCGCCAAAAACCGTTTTGACCGCGAGGGCTACTCGTTCGAAATCATCCAACCGCCTCTAGAGGCGTCACTGATTGAGGAGATTCGTCAGGTTTCGAATATTTGGCTGGATGGACGCAAGGAGAAGGGATATTCACTCGGCTGGTTCAAAGAACCCTATCTTCAGTTGGCTCCGATTGCATTGCTAAAGGACTCTGAAGGGAAGGTCATCGCTTTCGCTACGATGGCCCCTGCCTATGATCATGGACGGACGGTCTCCATTGACCTGATGCGCCACTTGTCTGACACGCCAAATGGCACGATGGATTATTTATTCACACGGGTCATTGAGTGGGCCAAGGAGAGTGGGTATACGACATTTAATCTGGGAATGGCACCGCTGTCCCAGGTAGGACAAAGTGAAAAGGCATTGCGCGAGGAAAAACTGGCTCGACTTGTTTTCCAATACGGGGGACATTTTTACGGCTTTCAGGGGCTTCGGCGCTTTAAGGATAAGTTCAAGCCGCAATGGGAGCCGCGCTATCTGGCCTATCCGGCTTCTGTCTTTCTACCGATCCTGACGCTGGAGCTGGTATATCTCGTATCCAAGCGCTCGGACTAA